Within the Nitrospirota bacterium genome, the region CGCTCCACATTTTTGCGGACCAGATCGTTCATGTCCAGCCGATTTCGCAGCAGCGAACAGCAACCGATCACCACCGTCAAGAGGTTATTGAAGTCATGGGCGATGCCGCCCGCTAGTTTCCCCATGGCTTCCATTTTTTGGGATTGCCGAAGCTGGCTCTCGCTGTCATGCAGGGCCTGTTCCATTCGCCGCTGGTCGGTGATGTCGCGGTTGATGCTCAGGACGGAGATAATGTTTTGCTGAGTATCACGCAGCGGAGCCGAATGCGCCTCCACCCACCGGAGCGCGCCGCGCAGCCCCCTCATCCGAAACGACAGGATCCCTGATTGACCTTTGCAGATCGCGTGATGGGCCTGTTGAAATGCCGCGCGATCGTCGGGATGGATCAGGCTCACGACAGGTTGTCCAATGATTTCGTCGGCTGAGTGGGCCTCAACCAGGGCCAGGCCGGTCGGATTGATGGACAGTAGGGTGCCGTCCAGGCTGACGGTGGTGACACATTCCGGTTCAGATTCCACGATGGAACGGAATTGGTCCTCCGCGGTTCGCAGCGCACCGCTCAATCGCCGGACGGTTTTGCGGACTACCGTGACGGTAACCAGGAGCAGCACCAGCGTCGCCAGCAGCTGCCGCGTGAGCATGTTATAGGCTTGTGTCCTGCTCTCTTCAAGCGACAGCTCCACGAGGATCCAGCCTGCGGGATGAGGCTGCGGGTCGTTGAGTTGGGAGCCGTTCACCGATGAAGGCGCGCGATCACGTTCTTCGGTATCATGCACTGGCTCAAAGACCACCATCCGCTCCTGGCCCTGTTCATCGGCGCCGATCGACACGTACTCACGGCCGTTTTTCTCGGCCTCGCACAACATGTCATTGGCCAATGTCGTGCCGATGAGGGCGACCTGATCCGAGGCGATCACCATGCGCTGCGCATCCAGGACCAGGACCCGTCGAATGTCTGGATCACGGACGCCCTCGGTCAAGGATCGCTGCACCAGGTACAGATTGTCGGATACCACGGTGCCGCCGACGGAGACCAATCCACGCGCCAGGGCCAGCCCGCGCCGCTCCGCCTGTTCCCGCGTGCGAATCTGCTCCTTGCCGATGAGCACGGCTCCGTACACCAGCATGAGCAAGGTGATCACAGTCGAGAGGCTCCAGATGAGCCGCTGTTCAGGGGACCAGGCTGTCTTGCTGCGGAGCAGCGAAGGGAACCACCGAGAGACCATAGATTCTTCCTAGAATTCTAATTCGACGTTCATCGAGGCGCGAGACTCTCCTCCGGGAACCGTGAGCGTGTGTTCGCTGAAGCCGAGCGTCTCATGCCAGACCCGCACAACGTACGTTCCCGGCGGGATCGCTGTGATTTCAAAGCTCCCGGCCGCATCGGTGACGGCAAAGTACGGATGCTCGAAGACCTGGATCGTCGCCCGCATAAAGGGGTGTGCCGCACAGAGTACAAGCAGCAGGCCCGGTTCGTTCAGGGTCCGGTGGATGGGCGGCACGCCCTTGGGCATCGCCACATTCAACAGGGTCGTGCCTTGGGTGGTTTCTCTGCGGAGCCTGGTGTTATGCAGGATCGGATCTTCATTGGTGACCACCAGGGCTGTCCCTACGGCTGCGGCCTGCACCCGCGGGACAAACCGGCAGCGGCGGTTCTCTATTTTTACGCCCTGCTCTATCGGGAACGGTTTGCCGTTCTCGATGCCTTCAATGCTGACGATGGCCTCTGCGACTCCATGGGATTGCGGATCGACGTGCAGCGCTTCCTTCAGAATGGAAGCCCCGCAAAACGCGCTGTCGCGAGGAACCCGCAACCATTCAGGCCGTGGCATCGGTCCGTTGAATGTCACATGGCCTCGTAGCGAGCTGCCTCGCACCGCCTGGTCGATCTGATAGGCGGCCCCTTCGTGGATTTCTCCCGCAAACCCCAGCAGACAGACCAGGGCGATGCCGACCGACGCCGGGGTCATGAATCGTTGTCGTTCCTGACGCGTCCTGTGACTCATGAGGTCAAACATAAGATCCTAATTCGTTCCGGTTGATTCCCAGGTTACAGACTGTTCAGGATTCGTTGCCGTTGCGCCTGATATTCCTCTTTGGTAATCAGGCCTTGCTCCCACAGTTTCTGGAGCCTCTTCAGTCGTTCCCGGATCTGATCGGACTGGCTCTCGCTGCTCCCGGACTGCGCGTTGAATTCATCCTGTTCCGCACGAGGCCTGTTGGAAGAAGATAGGACAGCCCGGTACTGGATGTCTACATCTGACAGGTGCGAGAAGAGGGGCCGGTTCATGTTCCCGGCCACGGCCTGCACCGAGTGGTAGGAGCCCGGCACCACTTCATAGAAGGACTCACCGGCCGGCCGCACCGGATCATGCCGTATTTGTTCCTGGATAAACGGCATGGAGAGGGCATGGCGATAATTGGCCAAGACGAGATGGATGCGGTCGCTCGTGGCGAAAAACGCGCCGGACGTGATCTCGACCAGGTCATGGTCGCGCCGGCGGCTGAGGAAGAACTCGACCCACTGGTCCGGCCTTGCCGTTGCGAAGCCTTCCGCCAGGTAGCGAGCCAGATATTGCCGCTCCTCCTTGTCGAAGGCCTCTCGCGCATCGGGGGCCATCCCGATGGACAGGAGCCCTCTGCGCGGTTTGACGGATAGTCCCGCGAGCAGGCGCGCCCAATCCTGCTCCTCCATCACCAGCGGATGGGCAAAGGGTTTAACTGCCCAGCTCACATCCTCTCCGTAACGCGCATTCAACAGCACATACCGGTCTGGACTGTCATGGACCGTTTTCGTCAGGCGGATCGTTTCGGTGCAGGAACTGAATAGGGGGACCAGGGTTGCGACGCAGAGGAGCAGTCGCAGGGATGCGAAGGGCTTCATCGGTCTTGGTCGCCAGAACAGGTCCGTCATGTCGTTACCACATCATCATATATTCGAGGAGGAAGGTATGGCCGGATGTGCCGTTTAGCTCCAGCCCCTTGTTATCTGTCAGGGTATATTCCACCGCCGCCCGTCCCCAGGTTTGGACCCGCGTGACCGCTCCGGCCGTGTAGAGCTTGCGGACGCTGTTCGGACGTCCCACATCCTGGTCGATGAAGGAAAACCGCTCGATGAAGGTCAGCTCCGGCCCCATGAAGAATTGCTGAGATTCTAGGTAGAACGCGTTGCCGTCCTTATTCGGCCCCGCTTGTATCGGCATACTATCGTGGCTGCGCACGTAGCCTCCCTGCAGTTCAAAGTAGCCGATCTCTCCCATGGGCACGACCTTGTTCAGATAGAGGCCGGTGCGCCAGAAGTCCACCCGCTGGCTGAGGGAGGGGCCATTCGCCAGAAGATACGTAGTCCCCTTGTTGTAGAAGACCGTGAGTCCGGAGGCAATGTCGTCCAGAATATGTTGATAGGCGACGAGATAATCTTTTTGCGCATCGGTATCCCCGGCATTGGCGGTGCCGCTTCCGTTTTTATCCACCCCGTTCAGCACCTGGGCCATAATCTTTCCCTGCCCCTGGACGTAGGCGGCTTCGATTCCTTTTTGAACGGTATCGAAACTAATCGGCGCACCGTTGCCTGTGAGCCTGGTGCTGCTGACCGGGTTGGCCGTGATGCCAGCCTGGCGATCCAAGCCGCCCAGCCCTCGTTGCTGGAAGTAGTGCATCTGTCCTCCCGTCAAGCTGAAGAAGCGGTCGGACTTCCCCATCACGCCCTGAATCTGCCCATCGAAGCTGACGTTGCCTGTTCCCGCGACCTGGGTATGAGTCCAGATCGACACATTCTGCGAGACGGCCCCGGCAAAGTAGAGGGAGAAGTCCTTCAGTAGGGCTTCGCTCCTGGCGAGCTCCTTGTTATGGCTCTGGTAGGCGAGCTGGGTTGTCAGGCGGGTCGCGAGGAAGTCGCCCAGCTTTGTGACGTCCTGATCCTTGTTGAATTCCGTGGGGGTGCGGTAGCCGGCCCAGCGGAACTTCTGGCCGAAGGAGTTTAAACGGGGAGGATGCGGATAGTGGCACATGGCACAATCGGCATTGTACTTGCGCGCAAACGCCGGAGTAGCTTGGGATTCCCTGACCGGAGTCAGCGCGGCGATTGCCAGAATGACCAGCCCGAATGAGAGCCCTGCGATAATATGCTTATTCATATTGGGCCGGCTCGCTAGGAACGCGTGCTTACGCGTGAAAGAGCCATCATGGGGCGAGTCTCATCGGCCATGGTGCCAGCCTGAACGATAGCGCGAGGGAGCGGTGCTGAATCTGTCACCGAATATCAGCTCCTTGTCTTCGTGAGCAGCCGGTGAGGCAACAGATGACGCGCCATAGCCGTAATTGATAAACCTGACACAGTATCTTGTCAATGTATTTGCGTATGGGGTAGGACTTGGCTGCAGCCCGCGTCTAGAACTGTTTTTGCCGGATCATTGCCCCAGGGATGGATGACCGGTCAGGACAAGCAGGAGACCCTTGATCGGGGTAGGTTGATTCCACCGTCACGGAGGATGGTAGAGTGGAGTTCATAACGGACAGGAGGGACCCCCGATGCATCCGATTCATCCGATCATCGTTCATTTCCCCATTGCGTTGTTGTGCGTGAGCGTGGCGTTCGATGTCCTCGCTCGCCGTTGGCCGACTGGAGGCTTTCGAGACACGAGCCTCTATTGCCTGTTGGCCGGTGTGAT harbors:
- a CDS encoding ATP-binding protein, with amino-acid sequence MVSRWFPSLLRSKTAWSPEQRLIWSLSTVITLLMLVYGAVLIGKEQIRTREQAERRGLALARGLVSVGGTVVSDNLYLVQRSLTEGVRDPDIRRVLVLDAQRMVIASDQVALIGTTLANDMLCEAEKNGREYVSIGADEQGQERMVVFEPVHDTEERDRAPSSVNGSQLNDPQPHPAGWILVELSLEESRTQAYNMLTRQLLATLVLLLVTVTVVRKTVRRLSGALRTAEDQFRSIVESEPECVTTVSLDGTLLSINPTGLALVEAHSADEIIGQPVVSLIHPDDRAAFQQAHHAICKGQSGILSFRMRGLRGALRWVEAHSAPLRDTQQNIISVLSINRDITDQRRMEQALHDSESQLRQSQKMEAMGKLAGGIAHDFNNLLTVVIGCCSLLRNRLDMNDLVRKNVERIQAAGERGALLTQQLLAFSRQQVLQPQVLNLNEAIANIVPMLQPLLGEHIKVLSVFTRDLGLVEVDPGQMDQVIMNLAVNARDAMPDGGTLTLETANVELKEQTVHFRSIIPAGSYVTLTITDTGCGMDAETQARIFDPFFTTKEVGKGTGLGLSMTYGIVKQSGGVITVHSEPKHGAIFTLYLPRVKPVALPEENGARQGQAAMGSETILLVEDNEMVRQISREALQENGYQVLEASGGPAAMKLCQAYEKRIHLLLTDVVMPGMSGWELAHSIQPMRVDIKVLYISGYTDLVENHQSVLEPGVAFLQKPFTPNELTHKIREVLDAPLSS
- a CDS encoding carboxypeptidase regulatory-like domain-containing protein produces the protein MSHRTRQERQRFMTPASVGIALVCLLGFAGEIHEGAAYQIDQAVRGSSLRGHVTFNGPMPRPEWLRVPRDSAFCGASILKEALHVDPQSHGVAEAIVSIEGIENGKPFPIEQGVKIENRRCRFVPRVQAAAVGTALVVTNEDPILHNTRLRRETTQGTTLLNVAMPKGVPPIHRTLNEPGLLLVLCAAHPFMRATIQVFEHPYFAVTDAAGSFEITAIPPGTYVVRVWHETLGFSEHTLTVPGGESRASMNVELEF
- a CDS encoding SHOCT domain-containing protein, with product MTDLFWRPRPMKPFASLRLLLCVATLVPLFSSCTETIRLTKTVHDSPDRYVLLNARYGEDVSWAVKPFAHPLVMEEQDWARLLAGLSVKPRRGLLSIGMAPDAREAFDKEERQYLARYLAEGFATARPDQWVEFFLSRRRDHDLVEITSGAFFATSDRIHLVLANYRHALSMPFIQEQIRHDPVRPAGESFYEVVPGSYHSVQAVAGNMNRPLFSHLSDVDIQYRAVLSSSNRPRAEQDEFNAQSGSSESQSDQIRERLKRLQKLWEQGLITKEEYQAQRQRILNSL